One region of Solanum pennellii chromosome 6, SPENNV200 genomic DNA includes:
- the LOC107021229 gene encoding O-fucosyltransferase 29-like isoform X1, translated as MGVAKVWRYSCGVLANTQKQHFFFTCWLWKRPTPYTKVCGFMLFALGLISLFTGYVASNLELYSQKLVKGAWFYKQDGDAPIDIWKSRYSTSYYGCSERGPRFASAVNVRSSNRYLLIATSGGLNQQRTGITDAVVVARILNATLVVPELDHHSFWKDDSDFFDIFDVKWFISYLAKDVTVVKRVPEKVMRLMGKPPYTMRVPRKSEPEYYLDQVLPVLLKRRVIQLTKFDFRLANELDEELQKLRCRVNYHALRFTKPIRNFGQKLVVRMRKMARRFVAVHLRFEPDMLAFSGCYYGGGDKERYELAEIRKRWATLPELIPDEERTRGRCPLTPHEVGLMLRALGFKNDTYLYVASGEVYGGEKTLQPLKELFPNFYTKEIVAGDELKPFLPYSSRLAAIDYVVCDESDVFVTNNNGNMAKILAGSRRYMGHKRTIRPNARRLSALFQARNKMDWDTFTRKVKSCQSGFMGEPEEVRPGRGEFHEYPSSCICKTPFNHSNFREKYNNHTSSVNPSLLDSRYRYIHNISDLDEKILQKLY; from the exons ATGGGTGTGGCGAAAGTTTGGAGGTATAGTTGTGGGGTATTGGCTAATACCCAGAAGCAGCATTTCTTCTTTACCTGTTGGTTATGGAAGCGACCGACCCCATATACCAAAGTTTGTGGGTTCATGCTGTTTGCCTTAGGTTTGATTTCCCTCTTCACCGGTTATGTTGCATCCAATCTTGAATTGTACTCTCAGAAACTCGTCAAAGGTGCTTGGTTTTACAAACAG GATGGCGATGCACCAATTGATATTTGGAAGTCAAGGTATTCAACTTCTTACTATGGATGCAGTGAGAGAGGCCCTCGTTTTGCTT CTGCTGTGAATGTGCGATCTTCAAATCGATATCTACTTATTGCAACTAGCGGAGGACTCAACCAACAAAGAACTGGA ATAACTGATGCTGTAGTTGTAGCGCGGATTCTTAATGCCACTTTAGTCGTACCTGAGTTGGATCATCATTCATTTTGGAAGGATGACAG TGATTTTTTCGACATCTTTGATGTTAAATGGTTCATCTCTTACCTTGCGAAGGATGTCACTGTTGTTAAAAGAGTTCCAGAAAAGGTCATGAGGTTAATGGGAAAACCTCCATATACCATGCGCGTTCCTAGAAAATCAGAACCTGAATATTACTTGGACCAAGTATTGCCAGTACTCTTAAAGAGACGT GTTATTCAGTTGACAAAATTTGATTTTCGGCTTGCTAATGAACTTGACGAGGAGCTGCAAAAATTGCGTTGCCGTGTGAATTATCATGCTTTAAGATTTACTAAGCCCATAAGAAATTTTGGTCAGAAACTTGTAGTGCGCATGCGAAAAATGGCAAGACGTTTCGTTGCAGTTCATTTGAG GTTTGAACCTGATATGCTAGCATTTTCTGGGTGCTACTACGGCGGGGGTGACAAGGAAAGATATGAACTGGCTGAGATAAGAAAAAGATGGGCTACTTTACCT GAGCTGATCCCTGATGAAGAGCGAACACGTGGAAGATGCCCTTTAACACCCCATGAAGTTGGACTTATGCTGCGGGCGCTTGGATTCAAAAATGACACATACCTTTATGTTGCATCCGGTGAAGTATATGGTGGAGAAAAAACTCTGCAGCCACTAAAGGAGCTGTTCCCAAACTTCTATACGAAAGAGATAGTTGCTGGTGATGAGCTGAAACCTTTTCTTCCCTACTCTTCTCGTCTTGCAGCAATCGACTATGTTGTGTGTGATGAAAGTGATGTCTTTGTAACCAACAATAATGGGAACATGGCTAAGATCCTTGCTGGTAGTAG GAGGTACATGGGGCACAAGAGGACCATCAGACCAAATGCCAGAAGACTCAGTGCTTTGTTCCAGGCTCGAAATAAGATGGACTGGGACACATTCACTAGAAAGGTCAAATCATGCCAAAGCGGATTCATGGGTGAACCTGAGGAAGTGAGACCGGGCCGTGGAGAGTTTCATGAATATCCATCCTCGTGTATCTGTAAGACACCATTCAATCATTCAAATTTCAGAGAAAAATACAACAATCATACTTCCAGTGTAAATCCAAGTCTTCTGGATTCAAGATATAGGTACATACACAATATCAGTGACCTTGATGAGAAGATCTTGCAGAAACTATACTAG
- the LOC107021229 gene encoding O-fucosyltransferase 29-like isoform X2 yields MGVAKVWRYSCGVLANTQKQHFFFTCWLWKRPTPYTKVCGFMLFALGLISLFTGYVASNLELYSQKLVKGAWFYKQDGDAPIDIWKSRYSTSYYGCSERGPRFASAVNVRSSNRYLLIATSGGLNQQRTGITDAVVVARILNATLVVPELDHHSFWKDDSDFFDIFDVKWFISYLAKDVTVVKRVPEKVMRLMGKPPYTMRVPRKSEPEYYLDQVLPVLLKRRVIQLTKFDFRLANELDEELQKLRCRVNYHALRFTKPIRNFGQKLVVRMRKMARRFVAVHLRFEPDMLAFSGCYYGGGDKERYELAEIRKRWATLPELIPDEERTRGRCPLTPHEVGLMLRALGFKNDTYLYVASGEVYGGEKTLQPLKELFPNFYTKEIVAGDELKPFLPYSSRLAAIDYVVCDESDVFVTNNNGNMAKILAGSRRYMGHKRTIRPNARRLSALFQARNKMDWDTFTRKVKSCQSGFMGEPEEVRPGRGEFHEYPSSCIYIGTYTISVTLMRRSCRNYTSGGNLTGQIKILL; encoded by the exons ATGGGTGTGGCGAAAGTTTGGAGGTATAGTTGTGGGGTATTGGCTAATACCCAGAAGCAGCATTTCTTCTTTACCTGTTGGTTATGGAAGCGACCGACCCCATATACCAAAGTTTGTGGGTTCATGCTGTTTGCCTTAGGTTTGATTTCCCTCTTCACCGGTTATGTTGCATCCAATCTTGAATTGTACTCTCAGAAACTCGTCAAAGGTGCTTGGTTTTACAAACAG GATGGCGATGCACCAATTGATATTTGGAAGTCAAGGTATTCAACTTCTTACTATGGATGCAGTGAGAGAGGCCCTCGTTTTGCTT CTGCTGTGAATGTGCGATCTTCAAATCGATATCTACTTATTGCAACTAGCGGAGGACTCAACCAACAAAGAACTGGA ATAACTGATGCTGTAGTTGTAGCGCGGATTCTTAATGCCACTTTAGTCGTACCTGAGTTGGATCATCATTCATTTTGGAAGGATGACAG TGATTTTTTCGACATCTTTGATGTTAAATGGTTCATCTCTTACCTTGCGAAGGATGTCACTGTTGTTAAAAGAGTTCCAGAAAAGGTCATGAGGTTAATGGGAAAACCTCCATATACCATGCGCGTTCCTAGAAAATCAGAACCTGAATATTACTTGGACCAAGTATTGCCAGTACTCTTAAAGAGACGT GTTATTCAGTTGACAAAATTTGATTTTCGGCTTGCTAATGAACTTGACGAGGAGCTGCAAAAATTGCGTTGCCGTGTGAATTATCATGCTTTAAGATTTACTAAGCCCATAAGAAATTTTGGTCAGAAACTTGTAGTGCGCATGCGAAAAATGGCAAGACGTTTCGTTGCAGTTCATTTGAG GTTTGAACCTGATATGCTAGCATTTTCTGGGTGCTACTACGGCGGGGGTGACAAGGAAAGATATGAACTGGCTGAGATAAGAAAAAGATGGGCTACTTTACCT GAGCTGATCCCTGATGAAGAGCGAACACGTGGAAGATGCCCTTTAACACCCCATGAAGTTGGACTTATGCTGCGGGCGCTTGGATTCAAAAATGACACATACCTTTATGTTGCATCCGGTGAAGTATATGGTGGAGAAAAAACTCTGCAGCCACTAAAGGAGCTGTTCCCAAACTTCTATACGAAAGAGATAGTTGCTGGTGATGAGCTGAAACCTTTTCTTCCCTACTCTTCTCGTCTTGCAGCAATCGACTATGTTGTGTGTGATGAAAGTGATGTCTTTGTAACCAACAATAATGGGAACATGGCTAAGATCCTTGCTGGTAGTAG GAGGTACATGGGGCACAAGAGGACCATCAGACCAAATGCCAGAAGACTCAGTGCTTTGTTCCAGGCTCGAAATAAGATGGACTGGGACACATTCACTAGAAAGGTCAAATCATGCCAAAGCGGATTCATGGGTGAACCTGAGGAAGTGAGACCGGGCCGTGGAGAGTTTCATGAATATCCATCCTCGTGTATCT ATATAGGTACATACACAATATCAGTGACCTTGATGAGAAGATCTTGCAGAAACTATACTAGTGGAGGAAATTTGACAGGACAGATAaagatattattataa
- the LOC107023666 gene encoding formyltetrahydrofolate deformylase 1, mitochondrial-like, translated as MNLLWRLVSPKFGPQVCKYSKRSLKSVKFPFGSSNSLLHGIHVFHCPDEVGIVAKLSDCIASRGGNILTADVFVPQDNNVFYSRSEFTFDPARWPRGEMDEDFFKLSKMFNAMKSVVRVPEIDPKYKIAVLVSKQDHCLVDLWHRWQNGRLPVDITSVISNHDRGPDAHVIRLLERHGIPYYYLPTSMGKKREVEILDLVHDTDFLVLARYMQVFSAEFLKSYGKDIINIHHGLLPSFKGGSPSKQAFEAGVKLIGATSHFVSEVLDAGPIIEQMVERVTHRDNLQSFIQKSEDLEKQCLVKAIKSYCELRVLPYEKDKTVVF; from the exons ATGAACCTCCTGTGGAGATTGGTATCCCCAAAATTTGGTCCACAAGTTTGTAAATATTCAAAAAGGTCACTGAAATCTGTAAAATTCCCATTTGGGTCCTCAAATTCCCTCTTACATGGCATTCATGTCTTTCATTGTCCA gATGAAGTAGGAATTGTTGCAAAACTCTCTGATTGCATAGCTTCGAGGGGCGGAAATATTCTCACTGCGGATGTTTTTGTTCCACAAGATAACAATGTCTTTTACTCAAGAAG TGAGTTTACGTTTGACCCCGCTAGATGGCCCCGTGGAGAAATGGATGAGGACTTCTTTAAGCTATCAAAGATGTTCAATGCAATGAAGTCTGTCGTCCGTGTTCCTGAAATAGATCCCAAATATAAGATTGCAGTTCTTGTTTCAAAGCAG GACCACTGTCTTGTAGATTTATGGCACAGGTGGCAGAATGGTAGGCTTCCTGTTGACATAACCTCTGTAATAAG CAACCATGATCGAGGTCCAGACGCTCATGTGATTCGGTTACTTGAAAGGCATGGAATTCCATACTATTATTTGCCAACAAGTATGGGGAAGAAAAGAGAAGTAGAGATCTTGGATTTAGTTCATGACACTGATTTTTTGGTACTTGCAAGATACATGCAG GTATTCTCTGCAGAGTTCTTAAAAAGTTATGGGAAGGATATCATTAATATTCATCATGGCCTTTTGCCATCATTCAAAGGTGGGAGTCCTTCTAAGCAG GCTTTTGAAGCTGGTGTTAAGTTGATCGGTGCAACAAGTCACTTTGTTAGCGAAGTACTCGATGCAGGCCCTATCATCGAGCAAATG GTTGAAAGAGTTACCCACAGAGATAATTTGCAAAGCTTTATTCAGAAGTCTGAGGATCTTGAGAAACAGTGTCTAGTAAAAGCAATTAAATCATATTGTGAACTACGTGTTTTACCATATGAGAAAGACAAGACTGTTGTATTTTAA
- the LOC107023667 gene encoding probable aquaporin TIP-type RB7-5A codes for MVKIAFGSIGDSLSVPSLKAYLAEFIATLLFVFAGVGSAIAFNKLTSGAALDPAGLVAIAVAHAFALFVGVSMAANISGGHLNPAVTLGLAVGGNITILTGLFYWVAQLLGSTVACLLLKYVTNGVAVPTHGVAAGMSGAEGVVMEIVITFALVYTVYATAADPKKGSLGTIAPIAIGFIVGANILAAGPFSGGSMNPARSFGPAVVAGDFSQNWIYWVGPLIGGGLAGFIYGDVFIGCHTPLPTSEDYA; via the exons atggtgaagATTGCCTTTGGTAGCATTGGTGACTCTTTAAGTGTTCCGTCATTGAAGGCTTACTTAGCTGAGTTTATTGCCACTCTACTCTTTGTATTTGCTGGTGTTGGATCTGCTATAGCTTTTA ATAAGTTGACTTCAGGTGCAGCTCTTGATCCAGCTGGTCTAGTAGCAATAGCTGTGGCTCATGCATTTGCATTGTTTGTTGGGGTTTCCATGGCAGCTAACATCTCAGGTGGACATTTGAATCCAGCTGTCACTCTGGGATTGGCTGTTGGTGGAAACATCACCATCTTGACTGGCTTATTCTACTGGGTTGCTCAATTACTTGGCTCCACTGTTGCTTGCCTCCTCCTTAAATATGTCACTAATGGTGTG GCTGTTCCAACTCATGGAGTTGCTGCTGGGATGAGTGGAGCTGAAGGAGTAGTTATGGAGATAGTCATCACCTTTGCACTTGTCTACACTGTTTATGCCACAGCAGCAGATCCCAAAAAGGGCTCACTTGGAACCATTGCACCCATTGCAATTGGGTTCATTGTTGGTGCCAACATTTTGGCAGCTGGCCCATTCAGTGGTGGGTCTATGAACCCAGCACGATCATTTGGGCCAGCTGTCGTTGCTGGAGACTTTTCTCAGAACTGGATTTACTGGGTCGGACCACTCATTGGTGGAGGATTGGCTGGGTTTATTTATGGAGATGTCTTTATTGGATGCCACACACCACTTCCAACCTCAGAAGACTATGCTTag